One Candidatus Tanganyikabacteria bacterium DNA window includes the following coding sequences:
- a CDS encoding transposase: MLEVQDDGKVRYEFRGPWKDGTRGILLAPLDFIARLCALVPPP, from the coding sequence ATGCTGGAAGTGCAGGACGACGGCAAAGTCCGCTACGAGTTCCGCGGCCCCTGGAAGGATGGGACCAGAGGGATCTTGCTGGCCCCCCTGGACTTCATCGCCCGGCTCTGCGCCCTTGTGCCGCCGCCCC